A window of the Pseudomonas gozinkensis genome harbors these coding sequences:
- a CDS encoding TolC family protein, giving the protein MPGLIELTARSRLKKTASGLLLLACTSLASASTLTLDQALQTAFAGNPELAAAQWEIGIAEGDRKQAGLIPNPEVSWEAEDTRRESRTTTVMLSQPIELGGKRGARIDVASRAQDAAGIELERKRNALRADVLQAFNGAQTAQQRLQLARQSLQLAEHGLRVAQGRIEAGKSSPVEGTRAQVQLSEVRLEVSRAERDQANAYQQLAQVMGAPLPTSTTVQTATQSPPNVPPPNRLLERLNETAELRLARLQIDQREASLGLEKSQRIPDLTVSIGSQYSETERERVNVVGLSMPIPLFNRNQGNVLAAARRTDQARDLRNATELRLRTEIQTTLAQWQTANGEIQAFDRTILPAAQSAVDSATRGFEMGKFGFLDVLDAQRTLIVARSQYIQAVSEATDARVRIERIFGDLSANP; this is encoded by the coding sequence TTGCCCGGTTTAATTGAACTGACGGCGCGATCGCGCCTGAAAAAAACCGCCAGCGGCCTCTTGTTGCTGGCCTGTACCAGTCTTGCCAGCGCATCGACCCTGACGCTGGATCAGGCGCTGCAAACCGCGTTCGCCGGCAACCCGGAGCTGGCCGCCGCGCAGTGGGAAATCGGCATTGCCGAAGGCGACCGCAAGCAGGCCGGGCTGATCCCCAACCCCGAGGTGTCGTGGGAAGCCGAAGACACCCGGCGCGAATCGCGCACTACTACGGTGATGCTCAGCCAGCCGATCGAACTGGGCGGCAAGCGGGGCGCGCGGATTGATGTGGCGAGCCGTGCGCAGGATGCCGCCGGCATCGAGCTGGAGCGCAAGCGCAACGCACTGCGCGCCGATGTGCTTCAAGCGTTCAACGGCGCGCAAACCGCGCAGCAACGTTTGCAGTTGGCCCGGCAGTCGCTGCAACTTGCCGAGCACGGTTTACGCGTGGCGCAGGGCCGGATCGAGGCGGGCAAGTCTTCGCCAGTGGAAGGCACGCGGGCACAAGTGCAGCTCTCGGAGGTGCGTCTGGAAGTGAGCCGCGCCGAGCGCGATCAGGCCAATGCGTACCAGCAATTGGCCCAGGTCATGGGCGCACCGTTGCCGACGTCGACCACGGTGCAGACCGCGACTCAAAGCCCGCCCAACGTACCGCCGCCCAACCGTTTGCTTGAGCGCCTTAATGAAACAGCGGAGCTGCGCCTGGCCAGGTTGCAGATCGACCAGCGCGAGGCGTCGCTGGGACTGGAAAAGTCCCAGCGGATTCCCGATCTGACCGTCAGTATCGGCAGCCAGTACAGCGAAACCGAGCGCGAGCGGGTCAACGTGGTCGGGCTGTCGATGCCGATTCCGCTGTTCAACCGCAATCAGGGCAACGTGCTGGCGGCGGCGCGGCGTACCGATCAGGCGCGGGACCTGCGCAACGCCACCGAACTGCGTCTGCGCACGGAAATCCAGACCACGCTGGCGCAATGGCAGACCGCCAACGGCGAAATCCAGGCGTTCGACCGGACCATCCTGCCCGCCGCGCAAAGTGCGGTGGACAGCGCCACTCGCGGTTTCGAAATGGGCAAGTTCGGCTTCCTCGACGTGCTCGACGCCCAGCGAACATTGATCGTCGCTCGCAGCCAATACATCCAGGCGGTGAGCGAGGCGACCGACGCCCGGGTCCGCATCGAACGCATCTTCGGCGACCTCAGCGCCAACCCTTGA
- a CDS encoding heavy metal response regulator transcription factor, with protein sequence MRILVVEDELKAAEYLHQGLTESGYIVDHAVNGADGLHLAQQQVYDLIILDVNLPELDGWSVLEQLRRTHSTRVMMLTARGRLADKIRGLDLGADDYLVKPFEFPELLARVRTLMRRSENIPVPQVLKVADLELDPGRHRAFRGTQRIDLTTKEFALLHLLMRQSGEVLTRTQIISLVWDMNFDCDTNVVEVSIRRLRAKIDDPFDSKLIHTLRGVGYVLEARE encoded by the coding sequence ATGCGAATCCTTGTCGTCGAGGACGAGCTTAAAGCTGCCGAATACTTGCATCAGGGCCTGACCGAAAGTGGTTATATCGTTGATCACGCCGTCAATGGCGCGGATGGTTTGCACCTGGCGCAACAACAGGTTTATGACCTGATCATTCTCGATGTGAACCTGCCGGAACTCGACGGCTGGAGCGTGCTGGAACAACTGCGTCGCACCCACTCCACACGGGTGATGATGCTCACCGCACGCGGGCGGCTGGCAGACAAGATCCGGGGACTGGATCTGGGCGCCGATGATTATCTGGTCAAGCCATTCGAGTTTCCGGAACTGCTGGCACGGGTGCGCACGTTGATGCGTCGCAGCGAGAACATCCCGGTGCCGCAGGTGCTCAAGGTCGCCGATCTGGAACTCGATCCGGGCCGTCACCGGGCCTTTCGTGGCACGCAGCGCATCGACCTGACCACCAAGGAATTCGCCCTGCTGCACCTGTTGATGCGCCAGTCCGGCGAAGTGCTGACCCGCACCCAGATCATCTCGCTGGTGTGGGACATGAATTTCGACTGCGACACCAACGTGGTCGAGGTCTCGATCCGCCGCTTGCGGGCGAAGATCGACGACCCGTTCGACAGCAAACTGATCCACACCCTGCGCGGCGTCGGCTATGTGCTGGAGGCCCGGGAATGA
- a CDS encoding heavy metal sensor histidine kinase: MKPASLSLRLGLTVSILGALLVVFLAILAYFALTHELNALSRDSLEKKLEQVEHSLTLYFDTGEISAKPHILLDQVMGHDNLTLTIYDLNNLRTPLLKSGSGLTDPRVELKAVRATTEQLTHTDSADTEGAKFLTVSKLIRLKDGSNVPVLLSMDNAHDQALLSAYLRSTLMALPLLLVFIGLTAWGAVQRGLAPLREFRKVAARVTTQDLDHRLSVLNMPQELSELAQGINVMLDRLDSGVQQLSQFSDDLAHELRTPINNLMGKAQVTLSRERSVEEYTNVLVSCTEELERVARIVSDMLFLAQASQPAAHASFEPIALEQEAFRVADLFSLSAQDRQIDLKVIGSAQVSGDRLMIQRAISNLLSNALRHCPSGKTVSLFIEQAPTEVALRVSNPGAGIEAQHLPYLFDRFYRVDSSRTRSQGSTGLGLAIVHSIMTLHQGSAQVQSRPGAMTVFSLVFPVVHRERH; this comes from the coding sequence ATGAAGCCGGCGAGCCTGTCGCTGCGGCTGGGTCTGACGGTCAGCATTCTCGGCGCACTGCTGGTGGTGTTTCTGGCGATCCTCGCGTATTTCGCCCTGACCCATGAGCTGAACGCGCTATCGCGCGACAGCCTGGAAAAGAAGCTGGAACAGGTCGAGCACAGCCTGACGCTGTACTTCGACACCGGCGAGATCAGTGCCAAGCCGCACATTTTGCTCGATCAGGTCATGGGGCATGACAACCTGACGCTGACCATTTACGACCTGAACAACCTGCGCACGCCGCTGCTCAAATCCGGCTCGGGCCTGACAGATCCACGGGTTGAACTGAAGGCAGTAAGGGCGACGACCGAGCAGTTGACCCACACCGACAGCGCCGATACCGAAGGCGCGAAGTTTCTCACCGTCTCCAAGCTGATTCGCTTGAAGGATGGCAGCAACGTACCGGTGCTGCTGTCGATGGATAACGCCCACGATCAGGCTCTGCTCAGCGCCTACCTGCGCTCGACGCTGATGGCCTTGCCGTTGCTGCTGGTGTTCATCGGCCTGACCGCCTGGGGCGCGGTGCAGCGCGGACTGGCGCCGCTGCGCGAGTTTCGCAAAGTGGCGGCGCGAGTGACAACGCAGGATCTCGATCATCGCCTGTCGGTGCTGAACATGCCCCAGGAACTCAGCGAACTGGCGCAGGGCATCAACGTCATGCTCGATCGCCTGGACAGCGGCGTGCAGCAGCTGTCGCAGTTCTCCGATGACCTGGCCCACGAGCTGCGCACGCCGATCAACAACCTGATGGGCAAGGCCCAGGTGACGCTGTCGCGGGAGCGCTCGGTCGAGGAATACACCAACGTTCTGGTGTCCTGCACCGAGGAGCTGGAGCGGGTCGCGCGGATTGTCTCGGACATGCTGTTTCTGGCCCAGGCCAGCCAGCCTGCGGCCCACGCCTCGTTCGAGCCGATTGCGCTGGAGCAAGAGGCGTTCAGGGTGGCCGACCTGTTTTCCCTGTCGGCGCAGGACAGACAGATCGACCTGAAGGTCATCGGCAGCGCTCAGGTGTCGGGCGACCGGCTGATGATTCAGCGAGCGATTTCCAATCTGCTGTCCAATGCCCTGCGCCACTGCCCGTCCGGCAAGACCGTTTCGCTGTTCATCGAACAGGCGCCGACCGAGGTGGCGCTGCGGGTGAGCAATCCCGGTGCGGGCATCGAGGCGCAGCACCTGCCGTATCTGTTCGACCGTTTTTACCGGGTCGACAGCAGTCGCACCCGCTCACAGGGCAGTACCGGTCTGGGGCTGGCCATCGTGCATTCGATCATGACCCTGCATCAGGGCTCCGCGCAGGTTCAAAGCCGTCCGGGAGCGATGACGGTGTTCAGTCTGGTGTTTCCCGTGGTGCACCGGGAACGGCACTAA
- a CDS encoding YcaO-like family protein has product MDKTTLAERELTADQAERRIHTELSHLGLTPHTRTLGSKVVAVQASLHGCDNRHARGSGKGYADQAHLGALYEALEHYWTDELCTTDVHHETEGYFKDTPIFADDSLLYRLTCQKNVRITCRTYVCPPWHERFSYPVALTSPNGSRLPSLPGTADYRAVQRYASNSGTAIGATYNEAMLHAANECIERDAVSLFLLDHFYYQNHPPLRRVARLTESDELARLWADAEQEIDGEIVLVDISTEFETRTFLAFTMKRGAHPQVFGSGSSLDPRHAAWRALTELVQLQLSATEPEYRQTLLNALRNLKPFPRLLRCAQFDPQTLLHRCVQHEVRLPDSAKDLSVDNQLHLLTQDLRIHGRTLGAAVLQRTELGTTLLNVVIPGLERFFVVSSGNVVVPQARGRTLERPAP; this is encoded by the coding sequence ATGGACAAGACAACGTTGGCCGAGCGTGAGCTCACGGCCGACCAGGCAGAGCGGCGTATTCACACCGAACTTTCACACCTGGGCCTCACACCGCACACCCGCACCCTCGGTAGCAAAGTGGTTGCCGTTCAGGCGAGTCTTCATGGCTGCGACAACCGTCATGCCCGCGGCTCCGGCAAGGGCTATGCGGATCAGGCGCACCTGGGCGCGCTTTATGAAGCGCTCGAGCACTACTGGACGGATGAGCTCTGTACCACCGATGTTCACCACGAAACGGAAGGCTATTTCAAAGACACGCCGATCTTCGCCGATGACTCGCTTCTGTACAGGCTCACCTGCCAGAAAAACGTGCGCATCACCTGCCGGACCTATGTCTGTCCGCCCTGGCATGAGAGGTTTTCCTATCCGGTGGCGCTGACCTCGCCAAACGGCTCACGTTTGCCCTCGTTACCGGGCACGGCCGACTATCGAGCCGTGCAGCGCTACGCCAGCAACAGCGGCACCGCGATTGGCGCCACTTACAACGAAGCGATGCTGCACGCCGCAAACGAATGCATCGAGCGCGATGCCGTGTCGTTGTTTCTGCTCGATCATTTTTATTATCAGAACCATCCACCACTGCGACGGGTGGCGCGCCTCACTGAAAGCGACGAACTCGCCCGTCTGTGGGCCGATGCCGAACAGGAAATCGACGGCGAAATCGTGCTGGTGGATATCAGCACCGAGTTCGAGACCCGGACTTTTCTGGCCTTCACCATGAAGCGGGGTGCTCACCCCCAGGTATTCGGCAGCGGCAGTTCCCTCGACCCGCGCCATGCGGCGTGGCGGGCACTCACTGAACTGGTGCAGTTGCAACTGAGTGCCACCGAACCCGAATACCGCCAGACGCTACTCAATGCGCTGCGCAACCTGAAGCCTTTCCCGCGTCTGCTGCGCTGTGCGCAATTCGATCCGCAGACGCTGCTGCATCGCTGCGTTCAACACGAGGTGAGACTGCCGGATTCCGCTAAAGACCTGTCGGTGGACAATCAACTGCACTTGCTGACTCAAGACCTGCGGATTCATGGCCGTACGCTCGGTGCAGCCGTCCTGCAGCGAACCGAGCTCGGCACGACCCTGCTCAACGTGGTGATCCCCGGACTGGAACGCTTCTTCGTGGTCTCCAGCGGTAACGTCGTCGTCCCGCAAGCCCGGGGCCGCACGCTGGAGAGGCCCGCCCCATGA
- a CDS encoding class I SAM-dependent methyltransferase produces MNRLDRTRELTLARSLRLYLNENGAVGHYLEPRGSGLHHVFFLRVNDELWVGRKLLQRDRHFRWQANSALKPGMLFGPHLHSLWGNDGLSIGYRTVSPADKAQAFEHARHQADSEILFPFPLLDEKGREAVCPADFWHCNESLAEQLNTDEHHLREYCAGLLQAITEKGALIYDPACSTGAFIAHLARALPDCLCLGSDRSASMIEHARRWHSGTSVEFDVLEASEAFDTGIRCDVLILRFLNAEVLTRREAQPAFESLIRCVKPGGTILVFGHTPVLIPITWLASLHNLKLESSVAALPGQIELFQFYRLTVPAP; encoded by the coding sequence ATGAACCGACTCGATCGCACCCGGGAATTGACACTGGCCCGATCCCTGCGCCTTTACCTCAACGAGAACGGCGCTGTTGGCCACTACCTCGAACCACGAGGCAGTGGACTGCATCACGTTTTTTTCCTGCGGGTGAACGATGAGCTGTGGGTCGGCCGCAAGCTCCTGCAGCGTGACCGGCATTTTCGGTGGCAGGCCAACAGCGCGCTCAAACCCGGCATGTTGTTCGGCCCGCATCTCCATTCATTGTGGGGTAATGACGGGTTGTCGATCGGCTATCGGACGGTCTCCCCCGCAGACAAAGCGCAGGCCTTCGAGCACGCAAGGCATCAGGCTGACAGCGAGATCCTGTTTCCCTTTCCACTGCTGGATGAGAAAGGTCGGGAGGCGGTCTGCCCGGCAGACTTCTGGCACTGCAACGAATCACTGGCCGAACAACTGAACACCGACGAACACCACTTGCGCGAATACTGCGCCGGGCTGCTCCAGGCCATCACTGAAAAAGGCGCACTGATTTACGACCCGGCGTGCTCGACCGGCGCGTTCATCGCCCATCTCGCCCGCGCCCTGCCCGACTGTCTGTGTCTGGGCAGTGACCGTTCGGCCTCGATGATCGAACACGCCAGGCGATGGCACAGCGGGACATCCGTGGAGTTCGACGTGCTGGAGGCAAGTGAAGCCTTCGATACCGGCATCCGCTGCGATGTTTTGATCCTGCGTTTCCTCAACGCCGAAGTCTTGACCCGCCGTGAGGCCCAACCCGCATTCGAATCGCTGATCCGTTGCGTCAAACCCGGCGGCACGATCCTCGTTTTCGGTCACACCCCGGTGTTGATCCCGATCACCTGGCTCGCCTCCCTCCACAACCTGAAACTTGAATCCAGCGTCGCTGCGCTGCCGGGGCAAATCGAGCTGTTCCAGTTCTATCGTCTGACGGTTCCGGCGCCATGA
- a CDS encoding alpha/beta fold hydrolase — translation MSFSLHSRGYYPTGDGHQLYWERHGVPGHEPVFFLHGGPGGRISRHHLQFFEPGRFDIILFDQRGCGRSTPYGELRDNNTGLCVEDIDALRQHFGFEKISVLGVSWGSWLAIQYQQRYPQHLLKTTLVSVFVPFAANVRAYDQALNDGLAQSSQASTGHRAKDIYRILGEGCPLQQHRAAIEWLNAVLRRTGQTICPDTLERFVDQEAVLAIRLELHYHLQNYCFTPKDEDLTLDDNTLLIQGIRDTHGMASVRWLRQRMNIHCRLLHAGHNAFENALLKAVRRAVKREIER, via the coding sequence ATGAGCTTTTCCCTGCACAGCCGAGGCTATTACCCGACCGGCGACGGCCATCAACTCTATTGGGAACGGCATGGTGTTCCGGGACACGAACCGGTGTTTTTCCTCCATGGCGGCCCCGGCGGACGCATCAGCCGCCACCATTTGCAGTTCTTCGAACCGGGAAGGTTCGACATCATCCTGTTTGACCAGCGCGGTTGCGGGCGCTCGACGCCCTATGGGGAACTGCGGGACAACAACACCGGGCTGTGTGTTGAAGACATTGATGCCCTGCGCCAGCATTTCGGTTTCGAAAAAATCAGTGTGCTGGGCGTGTCATGGGGCAGCTGGCTGGCGATCCAGTACCAACAGCGCTACCCGCAGCACTTGCTGAAAACCACACTGGTTTCGGTGTTCGTGCCGTTTGCCGCCAATGTCAGGGCCTACGATCAGGCGCTCAATGACGGACTGGCGCAATCGTCTCAAGCGTCGACCGGGCACCGCGCGAAGGACATCTATCGGATCCTCGGCGAAGGCTGCCCATTACAGCAACACCGCGCCGCCATCGAATGGCTGAATGCCGTTCTGCGTCGCACAGGGCAGACGATTTGCCCCGACACACTGGAACGTTTCGTCGATCAGGAGGCAGTGCTCGCGATCCGCCTCGAACTGCATTACCACCTGCAGAACTACTGCTTCACGCCAAAGGATGAAGACCTGACCCTCGACGACAACACCCTGCTGATCCAGGGCATCCGCGACACCCATGGCATGGCCAGCGTGCGCTGGCTAAGGCAACGCATGAACATCCACTGCCGGCTGCTGCACGCCGGGCACAATGCCTTTGAAAACGCCCTCCTCAAAGCGGTGCGTCGGGCGGTGAAACGTGAAATCGAAAGGTGA
- a CDS encoding type II toxin-antitoxin system Phd/YefM family antitoxin has protein sequence MKREIFFELVSSFDSSVVERRSKVMQFPYIARHAGLSLTCTEQIRDFAAPLDSGYICPEYEEDMMIIVPLAEAKNNLSRLVDEAASGQIITIAKHGRALARLVPVTKAQGPRIGAMKGKLVLPENFDAPLPDDMLDAFEGGQS, from the coding sequence ATGAAACGTGAAATCTTTTTTGAGCTGGTGAGCAGCTTCGATTCATCGGTGGTCGAGCGACGGAGCAAAGTCATGCAGTTTCCTTATATAGCGCGACATGCAGGCTTGTCCCTCACCTGCACAGAACAAATCCGGGACTTTGCCGCCCCCCTCGATTCTGGCTATATTTGTCCAGAATATGAGGAAGACATGATGATCATCGTTCCGTTGGCCGAAGCAAAAAACAATCTATCCAGACTCGTCGATGAGGCCGCCTCGGGGCAGATCATTACAATTGCCAAACATGGGCGTGCACTCGCTCGTCTGGTTCCTGTCACCAAGGCTCAAGGTCCGCGTATAGGTGCGATGAAGGGCAAACTCGTGCTTCCCGAAAACTTCGACGCGCCACTACCGGATGACATGCTCGACGCGTTTGAGGGTGGCCAGTCATGA
- a CDS encoding type II toxin-antitoxin system VapC family toxin, which produces MRVLLDTHILLWTLSDDSRLSAKARKLIENATEIYISAATYWEMAIKVGLGKLNVDLEEIRQYSLDSGFVELPVTSEHAIAVKELEHHHRDPFDRLIVATAMVEPMKLLTADPLVAQYTDLAVLV; this is translated from the coding sequence ATGAGGGTATTGCTCGACACCCACATTCTGCTCTGGACGCTTTCAGACGACTCCAGACTCTCCGCAAAAGCCAGAAAACTGATTGAGAACGCCACCGAAATCTACATCAGCGCTGCGACCTATTGGGAGATGGCGATCAAGGTCGGCCTCGGTAAGTTGAATGTTGATCTCGAAGAAATAAGGCAATACAGCCTCGACAGCGGCTTTGTAGAACTCCCGGTGACTTCAGAACACGCCATTGCCGTAAAGGAGCTTGAACACCACCATCGCGATCCATTCGATCGGCTTATTGTTGCAACAGCCATGGTAGAGCCGATGAAGCTGCTAACCGCCGATCCCCTGGTGGCTCAGTACACAGATCTGGCTGTTCTGGTCTGA
- a CDS encoding ABC transporter substrate-binding protein, which produces MFDKKNKLRHSISLAAMLALSGLSASAWADAYEDAAKKWIGSEFKPSTLTAEQQLEELKWFIKAAEPFRGMDIKVVSETLTTHEYESKVLAKAFSEITGIKLTHDLLQEGDVVEKMQTVMQSDKNIYDGWVNDSDLIGTHFRYGKTESITDLMANEGKNFTSPTLDIKDFIGISFTTAPDGKIYQLPDQQFANLYWFRADWFERADLKAKFKEKYGYELGVPVNWSAYEDIAKFFSEDVKEIDGKRIYGHMDYGKKDPSLGWRFTDAWFSMAGGGDKGIPNGLPVDEWGIRVEDCHPVGSSVTRGGDTNGPAAVFATTKYVDWLKKYAPPEAAGMTFSESGPVPSQGNIAQQIFWYTAFTADMTKPGLPVVNADGTPKWRMAPSPRGPYWEEGMKLGYQDVGSWTFMKSTPEKQKLAAWLYAQFVTSKTVSLKKTIVGLTPIRESDINSQAMTDLAPKLGGLVEFYRSPARVQWTPTGTNVPDYPRLAQLWWSHIAEAASGEKTPQQALDGLAKDQDAIMTRLERSKAQAVCAPKMNPERDAQYWFDQPGAPKPKLANEKPKGETVSYNELLKSWEAARK; this is translated from the coding sequence ATGTTCGATAAGAAAAATAAGCTGCGACATAGCATTTCATTGGCAGCCATGCTGGCACTCAGCGGTTTGAGCGCGTCCGCCTGGGCCGACGCCTACGAAGATGCCGCAAAAAAATGGATCGGCAGCGAATTCAAGCCGTCGACCCTGACGGCCGAGCAGCAGCTCGAAGAACTGAAGTGGTTCATCAAGGCGGCCGAGCCGTTTCGCGGGATGGACATCAAGGTCGTCTCGGAAACCCTGACCACCCACGAATATGAATCCAAGGTGCTGGCCAAGGCCTTCAGCGAAATCACCGGGATCAAGCTGACCCACGACCTGCTTCAGGAAGGCGACGTCGTGGAAAAAATGCAGACCGTGATGCAGTCGGACAAGAACATCTACGACGGCTGGGTCAACGACTCGGACCTGATCGGTACGCACTTTCGCTACGGCAAGACCGAATCGATCACCGACCTGATGGCCAACGAAGGCAAGAACTTCACCTCGCCGACCCTCGACATCAAGGACTTCATCGGCATCTCCTTCACCACCGCGCCGGACGGCAAGATCTATCAATTGCCCGACCAGCAGTTCGCCAACCTGTACTGGTTCCGCGCGGACTGGTTCGAACGCGCTGACCTGAAAGCCAAGTTCAAGGAAAAGTACGGCTATGAACTGGGCGTGCCGGTGAACTGGTCGGCCTATGAGGACATCGCCAAGTTCTTCAGCGAAGACGTCAAGGAAATCGACGGCAAGCGTATTTACGGGCACATGGACTACGGAAAGAAAGACCCGTCCCTGGGCTGGCGCTTCACCGATGCCTGGTTCTCCATGGCTGGTGGCGGCGACAAGGGCATTCCCAACGGCTTGCCGGTGGACGAGTGGGGGATTCGCGTCGAGGATTGCCACCCGGTCGGTTCCAGCGTGACCCGCGGCGGCGACACCAACGGCCCGGCGGCGGTGTTCGCCACCACCAAATACGTCGACTGGCTGAAGAAGTACGCGCCACCGGAAGCGGCGGGCATGACCTTCTCTGAATCCGGCCCGGTGCCGTCCCAGGGCAACATCGCCCAGCAGATCTTCTGGTACACCGCCTTCACCGCCGACATGACCAAACCGGGCCTGCCGGTCGTCAACGCCGACGGCACGCCGAAATGGCGCATGGCGCCGTCGCCGCGCGGGCCGTACTGGGAAGAGGGGATGAAACTCGGGTATCAGGACGTGGGCTCGTGGACCTTCATGAAATCCACGCCTGAGAAACAGAAACTCGCGGCTTGGCTGTACGCGCAGTTCGTGACTTCGAAAACCGTGTCGCTGAAGAAAACCATCGTCGGCCTGACGCCGATTCGCGAGTCGGACATCAACTCGCAAGCGATGACCGATCTGGCACCGAAACTCGGTGGTCTGGTCGAGTTCTACCGCAGCCCGGCCCGCGTGCAATGGACCCCCACCGGCACCAACGTGCCGGACTATCCACGCCTGGCGCAACTGTGGTGGAGCCACATCGCCGAAGCCGCCAGCGGCGAGAAGACCCCGCAACAGGCCCTCGACGGTCTGGCCAAGGATCAGGACGCGATCATGACCCGTCTGGAACGCTCCAAGGCCCAAGCGGTGTGCGCACCGAAAATGAACCCCGAGCGTGACGCGCAATACTGGTTCGACCAGCCGGGCGCACCAAAACCGAAACTGGCCAACGAGAAGCCGAAGGGCGAAACCGTGAGCTACAACGAACTGCTCAAGTCGTGGGAGGCGGCACGCAAGTAA
- a CDS encoding DUF2160 domain-containing protein: MEWMSWTVPTAAFFIVIGLILVGMTTWELRSPSILRRGFLPIATTRGDRLFIGLLGSAYLHLLVIGVTDWSIWVASALSLVWLLAVMRWG, from the coding sequence ATGGAATGGATGAGCTGGACCGTCCCGACGGCGGCGTTTTTCATCGTGATTGGTTTGATCCTGGTGGGCATGACCACCTGGGAACTGCGCTCGCCGAGCATCTTGCGGCGAGGGTTTCTGCCGATTGCCACCACCCGTGGCGATCGCTTGTTCATCGGTCTTCTCGGCAGCGCCTACCTGCATCTGCTGGTAATCGGCGTGACCGACTGGAGCATCTGGGTAGCGTCCGCGTTGTCCCTGGTGTGGCTGTTGGCTGTGATGCGTTGGGGCTAG
- a CDS encoding carbohydrate ABC transporter permease, which translates to MSKRKLVPLLLYILFLLVPIYWLLNMSFKSNTEILGGLTLFPQDFTLANYKVIFTDPSWYTGYINSLYYVSLNTIISLTVALPAAYAFSRYRFLGDKHLFFWLLTNRMAPPAVFLLPFFQLYSSIGLFDTHIAVALAHCLFNVPLAVWILEGFMSGVPKEIDETAYIDGYSFPKFFVKIFIPLIGSGIGVTAFFCFMFSWVELLLARTLTSVNAKPIAAVMTRTVSASGIDWGVLAAAGVLTILPGMLVIWFVRNHVAKGFALGRV; encoded by the coding sequence ATGAGCAAAAGAAAGCTTGTTCCACTGCTGCTCTACATCCTGTTCCTGCTGGTGCCGATCTACTGGCTGCTGAACATGTCGTTCAAGAGCAACACCGAAATCCTCGGCGGACTGACCCTTTTCCCACAGGATTTCACGCTGGCGAACTACAAGGTGATCTTCACCGACCCGAGCTGGTACACCGGCTATATCAACTCGCTGTATTACGTCAGTCTGAACACGATCATTTCTCTGACCGTGGCACTGCCGGCGGCCTACGCGTTTTCGCGCTACCGCTTTCTCGGCGACAAGCACCTGTTCTTCTGGCTGCTGACCAACCGCATGGCGCCACCGGCGGTTTTCCTGCTGCCGTTCTTCCAGCTGTATTCGTCGATCGGCCTGTTCGACACCCACATTGCCGTGGCACTGGCGCACTGCCTGTTCAACGTGCCGCTGGCGGTGTGGATCCTCGAAGGTTTCATGTCCGGGGTGCCGAAGGAAATCGACGAAACCGCCTACATCGACGGCTACAGTTTTCCCAAGTTCTTCGTGAAGATCTTCATTCCGCTGATCGGCTCCGGCATCGGTGTGACGGCGTTTTTCTGCTTCATGTTTTCCTGGGTCGAACTGCTGCTGGCGCGCACGCTGACCTCGGTGAACGCCAAACCGATCGCGGCGGTGATGACGCGCACGGTGTCGGCGTCCGGCATTGACTGGGGTGTACTGGCGGCGGCGGGGGTGTTGACTATTCTCCCCGGCATGCTGGTGATCTGGTTCGTTCGCAACCACGTGGCCAAGGGCTTTGCCCTGGGCCGGGTCTGA